ACTTTCAACGACATCATATGGTAAAAATGTCGCTATTATTTCAACTGCGATCTCATGCCCTGTATGGTCTTTGAGGTTTGTAATAGGAAGACCATCTAAGTAAAAGTTCGATATAGAGTATCCAACCATATGATATTTTATTGTGAAGCTTTGCCTTGAAATCTGTTCTTTTGCTGTATTTAAAGCTGACAAAACGAGATTGTCTATGTCGCTCTCCATTATCACATGTTTATCATCGATACTTTTTTCAGTTCTAACAATTTGCGTCTTTAAAGACCTACCTGCAGCAGCTAAGCATACATTTTTTAGCTGCATTCCAAGAGTTTTTTCAAGTTTTTCCTTGATTTTATTAGCAACTATTGATACTTTATCTATATCATGTATTTGACCATCAAACATAACTCTATCGGTGTGTTCCATCTGCTCTACTGCGAGTATCTTTAATTTATCCTTATCAGGTACACCGACTATACCTACGACAATTCTTGTACCTATATCAAGTGCAAAAATAACATTATCATACATTACAATACCCCCGAAAGATATATCGTATATCGAAAAATATATTTTAATAAATTTTTTAATGCTGTATAATTTTATTAAGATTTCTTTTATATTATACATTTTTTATTTCGCATGGGAAAGTATAGAGATTTTCATAAGATGCAAACAAAAAAGTTTTCTTGAATTTATTTCCCGAAAGGGATATTGGTTATTAATTTTTTTATGAATGTTTTAAAAGTATTTGTGTGGGGTGGTAATAATGATTAAAAATAGTGATTCTACTCAGTTAGAAAGGCAGTGGAAGATTTTATCTATCCTATCATGGGAGAATAAAGGCGTAACGATAAACCAAATATATAACCGCATTGCTAAAAATTTCGGTGAGAAGGTATCGCCAAAGACGATAAAGAGAGATTTAGATGACCTTACAATGGTTTTTCCTATATATGAAGACGGTGAAGGTAGAGGGACAACATATGCGCTAGAAAAATACAAAATTGAAGATTTTGTTTTTTCTGTTCAGGAGCTTTTTTCTCTATTCTTTCTAAGAGAAATAATTAGAAAGTATGATACATCGGAGCCTGGCAAGTTAGCGCTACAACTTTTAGAGAGAATTATATCATATATTCCATCTATATATGACGACTATATCGATAGATTATATAAGACATTTTTGATACAGAAAGATATAGATTCTGATACGAACGTAACTGTAGAGACTTTAAAGATGATAAATGATGCCATTGTAGAAAAGAAATGCATTAAGATAAGATATTATTCATTTACGTCAGATTCAGAAACTGTTAGAGAAGTTAATCCATACATAATGTATGAAAAAGATGGCCATTATTATCTTACGGGCTTTTGCAAACTTCATAATGAAATAAGGGATTTCAGGATATCTAGGATGAAGGAAATTGAGGTTCTAAATAAATCTTTCGAGATTTTACCCGAATTCGACAAAACTAAATATTATAAATACACATGGAATATTTTGAAGGGAAGTACAAGATACAAGATAGAAATAAAATTTACAGGTAATGCCGCAAGGCTTGTCAAGGAGTATGATAGATATAGGGCAGATGATTTGATAGAAAATGAAGATGGCTCCATCATATTTATTAAGACAGTATCACAACTTGATGAGATAAAAAGATGGGTTTTGGGATTTGGATCAGATGCGGAAGTCCTTGGGCCTCAAGAATTTAAAGATATGATATATAATGAAATAATCAAAATGGCAGAAAAAATAAAAGGGGCGTAATACCCCTTATTTAATTGCACTATTTGTATCAGATATAAGCCCATTTAGCTGGTCTTTTGTTATATATAGACCAATGTTTTCATTGTTTTTTTCTATATAGTATTTTGAATTATCATCTGTTAAGAATTTAACTTCTTCACTTTTATTTCCGTCAGATATTGTCAGGGTAAAGCTTGAATTATTGCCCTTTGCTTTTTTATTTAAATCTAAACCAGAAGCATTTAATAATACTACATCATCTAATAATTTATCAGTGGTATCCTTGTTAATTTCTTTTCCATTATATTTCCATTTCCCGCTTTTGTCCTTTTGAATATCATGAGTACCCGATGAATTTATATAAGTGATTTTAGCTATTTTATCTTTTGGTATAGTGAATATACCTTTATCAATATAGTTAAAAACATAATCACCTGACAATAAAAACTTTTCAACTGAGTTTGCATCAACGATATATATATCAGGAGACTTTGATGATTTTACATAGTATGCATTACCTACAGGTGATTTATTGCCAATAATAATATTTTCTGTTTCACCTTTATTTGAAGCAATTTTAATTGTAAAACTGGTATTATCAAGCCCATATTTTTTTAAATCGCTGTCAGAAAATTTCCTGCTATACTTTAATTGTGTCAGTGAATTTAATGTATCATCAGCATTTATACTGTCAGCTTTGTAGTTTATAGGTTTGACAAGTTCATAGTTGCCACTGGACTTTTTTAAAGTAACTTCATTGTTGTTGCTTTTAATATCTATTGATTCAATATTGCTTTTACTAATACTTACTACATTGGCCGTTGCTGTTGGTTTTTTTGTACTTTTATTATAGTAATAAAATCCAAGTAGTGCTGCAAAGACAATGAACAATATTATCGTATTTCTAAAAGTCTTCATAGTGCCCTCCTTCTGAAGAAGACATATCCGCCTATGACCCATATGACTAAAGGAATAACAACAACTGTTACTAAAAACATTGAATTTGCTTGTTTTCCTGTCATAAATAGCCTTGCATAGTCAAGGGTTTTTGGACTTATAGATATCTGAGAAGTTTTATTTGAAAGCCAATTGGCACTATTCATCAAAAGGTCTTTATTTCCCTCTATGCCTATAACTTTATTCGTTGCAATGAGGTCATTTCCAAGAAGGACTATTTTCATTCCTGTCTTTTTGTCAGATATTGTAACACCCAGCGTAAGAGGACCTTTTATATCATTGCTGTCAAAGCTTGCCTGTTTGCTGTTGAAGTTTGTTTCACCCCATGCTTTATCGCTTGTTGTTAAAAATGATTGTATTGATAGGTTTCCGTCATTTGTCTCCTTATACGTGATGCTCCTTGAGCTTGGGGCAACAGAAGCTAAATTTGCCGACTCTAATTTATCGGTTATCTGGTGATAACCATATACAGGTACGGGTGATAATGCATCCATAAAATAATTTCTTGATGGATCGACTATTACATCATTGTCGATTTTTATATTCCATGTCGACAATAAATCATTTATTGACTTTTGTTTTAAGGTTCCATTTTCAGCACCCATCATAATGATTGCTTTTCCGCCCTTATTAAAGTAATCCTTAAGTGCATTCATTTCTTGGTCAGTATAATCCATTTGGGGATTTGCAATTATTATAAGACCTGCATCTTTTGGTATACCTCCGGACTGACCTATATTTAAGTCGCTTACTTCATATCCTTCACCTTGTAATGCGGTTTGAAAATTCGTTAAAGATCCTGTACTGTTTACTTCATTATGGCCTTGGACGATATATGCTTTTATCTTGTTATTTTCTGTTACATTTATTATGGCTTGAGTAAATTGCTGCTCTCCGTTGAACACTGTCTGGCCTGTTTCCTGTGACTGCGTGAAGGTATCATATGAATTAACGATTTGTCTTTTATTCTCATCTTTGCTATTCAAGAATAAAGTAGTATCGTAATCGGTAATTCCATATTTTTGAGCTAATGAAGGATTTTTATCGGGGTCTACAAAATTAACCTTTATTCTTTTTGATATTCCCGTATATTCATCAAGTAGGTTTTGCACCTGTGTCTTTGCACTGTCATCTTTGAAAAATGCATATACTGTTACATCAGTTTTTAAATTTTTTAAAACCTGTTTTGTCTTATCAGATAATGTAAATTGTTTTGTCTTTGTCAAGTCCCATTTTATCGGTTTTTGTGCTAATATAAGGTTTCCGATAATTAAAATGCCCAATAAAATAATGATTGCTAAAAACATGTTGCTGCCGTATTTTAATCTAATTTTATTCAATCATGTTACCTCCTTAACTCCAGCGTCTTTTATCAACAACCATTATTGTAAGAAATATAAAGAAGATTATAAAACTTAGGTAAAAGACAATGTCATTTAAATTCAATATGCCGTTTTGAAAGTTGTTGAACCTTTGCAAAAGTGAAATATTTTCTGCGATCGTCTTGGTTTTGCCTTGAAATACATCGCCAAGCCAGCTTATTATCCAGAATATAATAAGCAGCGAAAAGCCTATAACACCTGCAACAAGTTGATTTTCAGATAATGATGATGCAAATATTCCGACAGCTAAAAATGCCGCACCCATTAAAAGTATTCCAATATAGCCTGTTAGTATAGGGCCAAAATCTGGTGTGCTGTATATTTTTAGATATAGTGGGTATATAAAAGATATTACTAATGCAGATATAAAGACAGTAAGTGATGCAAAAAATTTACCTAATACCATATCTGTGACTGTTAATGGCGACGTCATAAGAAGCTGATCTGTGCCATTTTTCATTTCTTCTGATAATAGTTTCATTGTTAAAATAGGACTTATAAACATGAATACGAAAATCATGTTGCCAAACACAGGGGTCATAAGTGCGTATTGTGATGAAAGCACGAATGTAGCGAAAAAGTATCCTGATATAAGTAGGAAAAATCCTATAAGCACGTATGCCAACGGTGAAAGAAAATATGATTTAAGCTCCCTTTTGTATATTGTCAGGATTTTCATTGTTCTTTACCTCCTCATCTGTCGTTAGTTGTAAGAAAATTTCTTCGAGGCTATAACTTACCGGCCTGAATTCGATAATTGGTATATTACATTTTGCAAATGAAAAGAAGATATCTTTTCTTAAATCTTTATCAACTACGGTATCAATATTAATGTCGATGCAATTTTCACCCTTATTTTCCACAGTTTTAAAATCCTTGATTCCACTTAATTCTTTAAGTATAGGATTAATTTTATCTTGTGGCCCTGCAACTTTAAGGAAATATCTTTTTGATTTACTCAAGCTATCTGTTAGATTTTCTGTAGTATCTATTGCGACGATTTTTCCTTTGTTTATTATTATAACTCTATCACATATCATGCTGACTTCAGGTAATATATGGGTACTTAGTATTATTGTGTGTTTTTCACCTAATTTTTTTATTATATCTCTTATCTCTTTAATTTGCTTAGGGTCAAGTCCTACTGTTGGTTCATCAAGGATAAGAACATCGGGGTCACCGACTATTGCCTGTGCAAGACCTACCCTTTGTTTAAATCCCTTTGAC
This portion of the Thermoanaerobacterium sp. RBIITD genome encodes:
- a CDS encoding ABC transporter permease, translating into MKILTIYKRELKSYFLSPLAYVLIGFFLLISGYFFATFVLSSQYALMTPVFGNMIFVFMFISPILTMKLLSEEMKNGTDQLLMTSPLTVTDMVLGKFFASLTVFISALVISFIYPLYLKIYSTPDFGPILTGYIGILLMGAAFLAVGIFASSLSENQLVAGVIGFSLLIIFWIISWLGDVFQGKTKTIAENISLLQRFNNFQNGILNLNDIVFYLSFIIFFIFLTIMVVDKRRWS
- a CDS encoding ABC transporter ATP-binding protein gives rise to the protein MMIEVNNITKTYGSRKAVDNISFSVDTGEIVGFLGPNGAGKSSTMKMITGFMPPTSGTVKIAGYDIIEDAIKAKKHIGYLPEVPPLYLDMTVEAYLAFVCELKEVPRKDRKSTIDKVVNEIGLKDVRNRLIKNLSKGFKQRVGLAQAIVGDPDVLILDEPTVGLDPKQIKEIRDIIKKLGEKHTIILSTHILPEVSMICDRVIIINKGKIVAIDTTENLTDSLSKSKRYFLKVAGPQDKINPILKELSGIKDFKTVENKGENCIDINIDTVVDKDLRKDIFFSFAKCNIPIIEFRPVSYSLEEIFLQLTTDEEVKNNENPDNIQKGA
- a CDS encoding WYL domain-containing protein, translated to MIKNSDSTQLERQWKILSILSWENKGVTINQIYNRIAKNFGEKVSPKTIKRDLDDLTMVFPIYEDGEGRGTTYALEKYKIEDFVFSVQELFSLFFLREIIRKYDTSEPGKLALQLLERIISYIPSIYDDYIDRLYKTFLIQKDIDSDTNVTVETLKMINDAIVEKKCIKIRYYSFTSDSETVREVNPYIMYEKDGHYYLTGFCKLHNEIRDFRISRMKEIEVLNKSFEILPEFDKTKYYKYTWNILKGSTRYKIEIKFTGNAARLVKEYDRYRADDLIENEDGSIIFIKTVSQLDEIKRWVLGFGSDAEVLGPQEFKDMIYNEIIKMAEKIKGA
- a CDS encoding DUF4340 domain-containing protein; the protein is MKTFRNTIILFIVFAALLGFYYYNKSTKKPTATANVVSISKSNIESIDIKSNNNEVTLKKSSGNYELVKPINYKADSINADDTLNSLTQLKYSRKFSDSDLKKYGLDNTSFTIKIASNKGETENIIIGNKSPVGNAYYVKSSKSPDIYIVDANSVEKFLLSGDYVFNYIDKGIFTIPKDKIAKITYINSSGTHDIQKDKSGKWKYNGKEINKDTTDKLLDDVVLLNASGLDLNKKAKGNNSSFTLTISDGNKSEEVKFLTDDNSKYYIEKNNENIGLYITKDQLNGLISDTNSAIK
- a CDS encoding GldG family protein encodes the protein MNKIRLKYGSNMFLAIIILLGILIIGNLILAQKPIKWDLTKTKQFTLSDKTKQVLKNLKTDVTVYAFFKDDSAKTQVQNLLDEYTGISKRIKVNFVDPDKNPSLAQKYGITDYDTTLFLNSKDENKRQIVNSYDTFTQSQETGQTVFNGEQQFTQAIINVTENNKIKAYIVQGHNEVNSTGSLTNFQTALQGEGYEVSDLNIGQSGGIPKDAGLIIIANPQMDYTDQEMNALKDYFNKGGKAIIMMGAENGTLKQKSINDLLSTWNIKIDNDVIVDPSRNYFMDALSPVPVYGYHQITDKLESANLASVAPSSRSITYKETNDGNLSIQSFLTTSDKAWGETNFNSKQASFDSNDIKGPLTLGVTISDKKTGMKIVLLGNDLIATNKVIGIEGNKDLLMNSANWLSNKTSQISISPKTLDYARLFMTGKQANSMFLVTVVVIPLVIWVIGGYVFFRRRAL